A single window of Nicotiana sylvestris chromosome 3, ASM39365v2, whole genome shotgun sequence DNA harbors:
- the LOC104238889 gene encoding bZIP transcription factor 46-like, with protein sequence MGSYLNFKNFADTSQPESSGGKPMNNDNFSLARQSSIYSFTFDELQSTCGLGKDFGSMNMDDLLKNIWTAEESQAMSSSVAGGNVSVPVGNLQRQGSLTLPRTISQKTVDEVWKDFQKETVNANDGSAPGASNFGQRQSTLGEMTLEEFLVRAGAVREDMQPTRYSKDVTFTSGFTQPSSNNSSLNIAFQQATQNPQQLSNQIAENSIFNVVTTTSSQQKPQQAQPLFPKQTTVAFASPMQLGNTAQLASPGTRAPIVGMSNPSVNTSIIQGSIMQGGVMDMAGLHNGVTSVKGGSPGNLDPSSLSPSPYACGEVGRGRRSCTSFEKVVERRRKRMIKNRESAARSRDRKQAYTLELEAEVAKLKEIKQELQKKQAEFIEKQKNQLLEKMNMPWENKLICLRRTATGPW encoded by the exons ATGGGTTCTTACCTGAACTTCAAGAACTTTGCTGACACATCACAGCCAGAGAGCAGTGGTGGGAAGCCAATGAATAATGATAATTTTTCATTGGCTCGACAATCTTCCATATACTCGTTTACCTTTGATGAGCTCCAAAGTACATGTGGACTTGGGAAAGATTTTGGGTCAATGAATATGGACGACCTATTGAAGAACATTTGGACAGCTGAAGAGTCTCAAGCCATGTCATCTTCTGTTGCTGGTGGAAATGTAAGTGTGCCAGTGGGAAATTTGCAGAGACAGGGTTCTTTGACATTGCCTAGGACAATAAGTCAGAAAACTGTTGATGAAGTATGGAAAGACTTTCAGAAAGAGACTGTTAATGCCAATGATGGAAGTGCCCCTGGAGCATCAAACTTTGGGCAGAGGCAATCTACCTTGGGAGAAATGACGTTAGAAGAGTTTTTGGTTAGAGCAGGAGCAGTGCGAGAAGATATGCAACCAACTCGATACTCAAAGGATGTTACATTCACTAGTGGTTTCACTCAACCAAGCAGTAACAACAGTAGCTTGAACATAGCATTTCAACAAGCAACTCAAAACCCTCAACAGTTGAGTAATCAAATTGCAGAGAATAGCATATTCAATGTGGTTACTACCACATCTTCACAGCAAAAGCCTCAGCAGGCACAGCCCCTTTTCCCCAAACAAACAACTGTCGCATTTGCTTCACCGATGCAACTAGGGAACACTGCTCAACTGGCTAGCCCAGGGACAAGGGCTCCCATTGTCGGAATGTCTAATCCGTCTGTAAATACTAGTATTATTCAAGGCAGTATCATGCAAGGTGGTGTTATGGACATGGCAGGATTGCATAATGGGGTCACATCCGTAAAAGGAGGATCCCCTGGAAATCTTGATCCTTCATCTCTTTCACCTTCACCTTATGCATGTGGCGAAGTTGGAAGAGGAAGGAGATCATGCACCTCTTTCGAAAAAGTTGTTGAGAGAAGGCGTAAGAGGATGATAAAGAACAGGGAGTCTGCAGCAAGATCAAGGGATCGAAAGCAG GCATATACTTTAGAGTTGGAAGCTGAAGTGGCAAAGCTTAAAGAAATTAAGCAAGAGTTGCAGAAGAAACAG GCTGAATTTATCGAGAAGCAGAAGAATCAG TTATTGGAAAAGATGAATATGCCATGGGAAAATAAATTAATATGCTTGAGAAGGACAGCGACAGGACCTTGGTAG